Genomic window (Apodemus sylvaticus chromosome 22, mApoSyl1.1, whole genome shotgun sequence):
tcctgaaactcactctgtagaccttgaactcagaaatccacctgcctctgccttccaagtgctggaattaaagacatgtgccatcactgcccagctacacagagatccttctgcttctgcctctctagtaatggaattaaagatgtgtgctaccatgcctggctctcagACAAACATTCTGTTTGACATAAAATACTCTCCTTGTgcggctggagaaatggctcgggGAATGGAAGCCTTTGTTACTTTGTTACTTTGTCACATGTGCAACCATATCTCTTACATAATTGGAATAAGAGGTAGTTTATTCTAAGTCCTATTCGAGTGATCATGGCCCAGGAATGCAGATTTTAGTTACTCCAAATACCATGTTCTCACATGGAAGCAGTCTCGTGTATTACAGAACAATGAAAGTCTCCCATTATGGCAAGTTAAGAATCCATCGGTGGCACAtcaaaaaaagccaggcagtggtggtgcgcacctttagtcccagcacttgggaggcagaggtcggcctggtctacagagtgagttccaggacagccagggctacacagaaaaaccctgtctcgaaaaacaaaacagaaacaaaataaaaagtcccAAAGTTTATTTTCCTGTAAGTAACCAAAGATGTTGGGACTAGGACAAATTAACTCCCTAATTATCCTCTATTGTGCCTATCCCTCTCACTGTCCAGGCTGCCCTGAGGAAACTATCAGTCTCACAGTAAGCCCGACTACCCTTAGACCAGCACCCTCAGTCTGGGACACACAACAGAAAGAAGCCTTGAGACAGCTGTGTAAAGGTTGAAGTTGATTTCCCAAGCTTCTGAAGACGCAGCTTCCCCTGTGTGTTTGACACAGTCGTTTGCTATCATGGGCCGCTATGAAATATAGACGAACCTGAAAGCGACAGGAAGAGAGCCCGCCCTCTAGTAGAAGGAGTATTGTGTGTGAATCAGTGCAAGGCCATGATTGGTCCAAAGCTCACACCCTCCGTGACTGTGATTGGCTCCCAAATGAGTGACTGTAAACCAAATACTCTTTCTTAGCTATTTAAGCAGGTCGCTTAGCCTTAGTTATTGATCCtaatcactgttctattgctgtaaagaggcaccatgaccaaggcaactcttctccTCACCCTaccttttaagacagggtttctttgcgtAGCTTTGGTTGTAAtggacctcactttgtagaccagggcggtcttgaactcaagaggtctgcctgcctctgcttcccgagtgctgggattaaaggcgtgggacaTAAGCCTTCCCGATAGCAGTTGCTAAGTTGTGTAAAGAGTCAGGATGCCTTGAAACTGAAGAAGCGCCTGAACAGTTCAGAGTAACTactgctggggagatggctcaggggataaagtgtcaggacctgagtttagatcctcgGTACACCATTAAAAGCTAGGCGTGCGGGCgcggcactcacctttaatctcagcattcggCAAGCAGATGTGGATCTCTGAGAAGTCAGCCTAGTTCCCAGCCAGCTGGCCAACCctgtaagaccctatctcaacgaACAAGTCCCTATAGATTATATGCAACATAAAAAATCTTATATCCTGAATAAACTGCCTTCCCCGTTCCCTTTACAGCCTTTCCTCCTTTTGATCGCAATTTTCTCTGCGTCTAGTATTGTCGGGGTATCCACTTGAGCCCTGGAAACTAACAGCTCtccttgggaggtaaaggcaagaGAAtcaaagttcaaagccatcctcagtTACACAATACAGAACTTATGGCCAGGCTGGTTTACATGAGAGCCGGTAGCAGCAATACAACACAGCACCCTGAGCATCCTGGGCTACCAAGTACTGGCAGATGCCCCGCCCATTAGCAGTACCAAGTACACACCGAGCATGCGCCGCTCGCCGACGGAAGCCGGGAAGGAAGGGGGCGGGCCGTGGCTGGCGGGCGCGGGGaaaatggcggcggcggcggcggcggcgggggcgaACGGGAGCGGAGGCAGTAGCGGTATGGAGGTGGATGCAGCAGGTAACGGGGTGCGCGGAGCGACTTCTGGAGTCGCCCTTGCTGAGTGTCTTGAGTACTTCTTAAACCTGGGAGAAGCGACATCTCTCCCAGGATAACTTGAGGGCAGGGATGGACGGCCCGGCTCTGCCGGTCCCCTGCTCCCGTGTCCAGGGGAGAGTGTGTGGGCCCGAGCTCTCACCCGCTATGTTTTCCTCTCACCTTTAACAGTTCCCAGCGTGATGGCCTCCGGAGTGACCGGGAGTGTTTCCGTCGCTCTTCATCCCCTTGTCATCCTCAACATCTCAGACCATTGGATCCGCATGCGCTCCCAGGAGGGGCGGCCTATGCAgggtgagtggtgtgtgtgtaaatctcAAAATCTCTTCTTGGAAATTTCCTCCAAtcacttctccctttcctccctttcttccacattgctgtttccCCAGTCATTGATTCACTCTGACTTCAGAGTCTCGGGAAAGGTTTTCGAGATGCCTGTTCCtcacctgttttttgtttgttttgttttgcgcGTCTGCTTCTCTCCCGATAGTGATTGGGGCTCTGATCGGGAAGCAGGAGGGACGAAATATCGAAGTAATGAACTCCTTTGAGCTGCTGTCCCACACCGTGGAAGAGAAGATTATCATCGACAAAGAATATTATTACACCAAGGAGGAGCAGTGTGAGAGGGGAATAGAAGTGGGTGGGGAAGGAAAAGtgggaagatgtgtgtgtgtgtgtgtgtgtgtgtgtgtgtgtgtgtcttaaagaATAAAAGGCCTGGTAATGTAGGGCAGTGGGGTAAATGCTTGCTCTAACATTCGGGAAGCCCAGAGTTCAGTCCTCCTCAGTACCATATAACCCAGGAGATAGAGGCAAgtggtcagaagttcaaggttatcttctgCAAGTAAAGGATGAGAGATGGGAAAATAGAAAGGTGTAGTTATTTCAAACTGGCCCAAAACttgaagagaggggaaagagcaGGTAAGGAACCACACCAGGTCTGTCAAACTAAGGAAGAGATGTTTAGAGAAATATTTACTCTGGTCTCTTCTTCTCCAGTTAAACAGGTTTTCAAGGAGCTGGAGTTTCTGGGTTGGTATACCACAGGGGGACCACCTGACCCCTCAGACATCCACGTTCACAAGCAGGTATAAAAGTTCAAATGTGTGCCTGTTGGGGAAGAGAACAGAAGGTTAGGGGAAGAAGAGATCCTGACTTTTTCTGGGCTTTGCCTTATCTTCTAGGTTTGCGAGATCATTGAGAGTCCTCTCTTTCTGAAGTTGAACCCTATGACCAAGCACACAGATGTGAGTATTGTTGACCCAACGTCCCCTTTGTCTTGATTATCTGCCACTGTGCCTCTGCTCTAATTGACTCTGTGACATCATGTGTATTAGAGAACGCTTGAGTTGACTCTCCATGCTGCTGTTTATGCCCGTCAGTTGTGTGACATCTTTAGTGGTGTTTCCATATGTAATGTGGGTACAACCTACTCCAGTAGTAGGCTTTGGGGGAAATCAGAGAAAACATGAGTCAAGTGTGGGGACAGCACTTGTGCTTAGTACTCAGGAGACTTGAggcaggattgtgagttcaagcaAGTCTGGTGTATGTGTAAGTTCAAGTCCATTTGCTTTAATAAGAGTTGTTCTTGTCTCCATCTGTGTTTTTACAGCTTCCTGTCAGCGTTTTTGAGTCTGTCATCGATATAATCAATGGAGAGGTAATACTTAACCTGCAACCTTCAAACCCTGCTTTTAGCCTGTTTGCTGCATgcagtgcacatgtgcacaggaaTGGGACAACACGGGGTGTCCGTCCTAGCTTTCTACCCTGAGACAGACTTCCTTAGTTGCCAGGCAGATTGGCCTGTGAGCTTCTGGGACTTGTCCCCACTTCCCATCTTACCGTAGGAGTTCCGGGATCACAGACACATGCATCCACATATCACTCAATGTGGGTTCTGCAGCTCTAAGTTCAGATGCTCAGacttgtgcctctgcctcctgatgccATCTGCCCAGCCCTGTTTGCTGACTCTCCCTATATGGGAACCCTTTACCCTGCAGGCCACAATGCTGTTTGCTGAGCTCACTTACACTCTGGCTACGGAGGAGGCTGAACGGATCGGTGTAGACCATGTGGCCCGGATGACAGCAACGGGCAGTGGGGAGAACTCCACTGGTAAGGGAGGTGACCTCATTCTTTGGGGGGGATGAGTGGGGTGTGGTCACATGCTGCCTTCAtttgtcccctcccccctcccccacagtggCTGAACACCTGATAGCTCAGCACAGTGCTATCAAGATGCTGCACAGCCGCGTGAAGCTCATTTTAGAGTACGTCAAGGCCTCTGAAGCAGGTAGGAGAGCTGCCCCTCTCACTCCTAACCATCTTTCCTCCCTGGAGAAGTGACAGCATCCACATCAGTGCAGCTTCATTGTGCCCTTAGGTGAGGTCCCCTTCAACCATGAGATCCTGCGGGAGGCCTATGCCCTATGTCACTGCCTTCCGGTTCTCAGCACTGACAAGTTCAAGACGGACTTTTATGATGTGAGTGTTAACACCCTTGATGGGGAGGTGGGGCTCACACCACCTCTCAGGTAGGAGGTGAAAGTCAGTGACTTGGCTAACACGAGGGACCCCTGGGGAACTGGTTCTTTCTGTTCCCTCCCAGCAATGCAACGACGTGGGGCTCATGGCCTACCTCGGCACCATCACCAAAACGTGCAACACAATGAAC
Coding sequences:
- the Cops6 gene encoding COP9 signalosome complex subunit 6; its protein translation is MAAAAAAAGANGSGGSSGMEVDAAVPSVMASGVTGSVSVALHPLVILNISDHWIRMRSQEGRPMQVIGALIGKQEGRNIEVMNSFELLSHTVEEKIIIDKEYYYTKEEQFKQVFKELEFLGWYTTGGPPDPSDIHVHKQVCEIIESPLFLKLNPMTKHTDLPVSVFESVIDIINGEATMLFAELTYTLATEEAERIGVDHVARMTATGSGENSTVAEHLIAQHSAIKMLHSRVKLILEYVKASEAGEVPFNHEILREAYALCHCLPVLSTDKFKTDFYDQCNDVGLMAYLGTITKTCNTMNQFVNKFNVLYDRQGIGRRMRGLFF